The sequence TCTCTGGTGCGTCTCACTTGGCACAACACATCCTGGTCACATGACGACCAAAGGTCTGTGGACAAAGACTTCTCTGCTTTGTGTCTTACATTTTCAATCTTCAGTATTCAACTTTGGAGAAATTTCATCAGCACTCAACATTGAAGAAGAGTGATATTTGCTTCACAATTCTACGGCTGCTGTATTTACGAACTGATACACTGGTTCAGGGTTCGTTTCATAAAGAAattccattcttttttttttttaacaaagggACCAAGTGCAAATAACGGTGTCAACTGACCATCAATAGAGATGGTGTTAGATAAAAGCCAAATATCTGTCAGAGACTTCCTCCTTCATCTTCCTGCGTCCTGAAGGCATCGTTGCAGTGACACTAAAGAAGCTTACCTCCAGCTGCTCTGAGACCTGTTTAAgcaaagaagctttttttttcattatttggtTTACTGTGACACTGATGAATCCAGTTGTATGTGAGCAACTTATTTCTTAAAGCTACTGTCTTAAAAATAATAACATCCACATAGaaattgtttttaaactgtATGTAGAACACTGCATGCTCAAAtactgtttatttaaaaaataactgtGTTTTCTATCACCCCTTAAGCAAGCATGGGAGAAAGATTTAAATTATACCTTCTCAGAGGCTGAATGGGAGGGGATACTTAGGAATGGGAAGAGGGTATCGAGAGAGTTGAGGACTCGACTAGTCCAATTTAAAATATTACATAGAATATACTGGACTCCTGTTAGGCTACACAGGGTTAGCAAATAATGGTAAATGTTGGAGATGCCAGCAGGATAGCGGCACATTGTTACACATGCTGTGGGAGTCCCCAGATGTTCAGGTCTTCTGGGCAGCAGTTCATAGGACAGTGGGGGAGATCTTTGGCAAAGATATTCCTTTTTGTAATAGACTCTACACTCTTGGTGACCCTTCAGTTATGAGTGCTCTGCCTTCATTTCTTTCGCAGTGGGCCCAAACAGCGATTATGCTGGGTAGGAAATTATTAATATTGGAATGGaaatcttcttcagctccatcGCTTAATCACTGGCATACTTCTCTCGGCCAACTAGCTTCTTTAGAAAAgttatcatttaaattattgAACAAACTAGATGATTATGATCGAAAATGGGGACCCTCTCCAACTCAAATACTTAGGCACCTGAATAGGCTTATACAGCTGAACTCTTGAAACTTCATGTCCAGATTTCGTTAGGCAtcacttttgtttgtatttatttattttattattattatttgttatttattttttatttttatactaatatactaatatatatatttatatatatatatatatatattttttatttgttaatttttgttttgtatacaTTCGTTCCTTTTACTATTTAATTTTGTGTGTAATGTTGTATAATTCACTTGAAGTCACTTGTCAAGGACTGAATTTATAttgtataataatataatgtGGATTATTGTTTGTTCATTGttaatttctgaaaaataaaaaaagtttaaatcacaaaaaaacccTGTGTTTTCATCTATGCTCTGTCTGAAATATATTGACGCCCTTCTTTAAAAGAAGTCAAATTCACAAGAATTAAGCAGAAAAAGATGATTGCCAAACGTGTACCAACAACACTGATGCCTTTATCCTGATTTGTGTTAAGAAGAAATGAACTCACTATATGGATTCTTTTTATTCAAAGGTGCTTGTgaaaactgtcttttttttttaacaatagaTAAGAAAATACTAAGCAAGCCCTCATGTCTTTACACTGTATATTGCCAGGGTAAAACAGGAAATCGTGCAGTCATTTATTGAAAgatgtgcaaacataaatggaaatgcaGTGGAAAAGGTAGAAAACAAGTTTCTAAAATTCTAATGACTTGAAAGTCAACATTTAATATGAGAACCTTTATTGTTcgacacagcctgaaccctctcagatgagctttcttgtaatttctttaagtagtatTCAAGAATgattctccaggcttcttaaaaggcatttcaaagctcttctttggatgttggctgccctTTGCTTCGTTCTCtttcaagatgatcccacaccgCTTTAACAGCATTAAGTTCcggggctctggggaggattcatccctccagaaAGACCTGTTGCCTCTGATTTTCAGTTCGATTCTTGTGTCattttggcatacctcagccttttcttatcgtttcccttcctttaaaaatggcttcttgttggtgcaaaaatactaCTTTATGTCTGTTAAACTGTTCTCTTTGGGTTTTTATGTTTGTACATGTAACTGATGAATAGGaactaaatcttttttttgtgacagctgtaactgtaaaataatttttaaaaagttgcttTTTCAAGTCTGTTATATAAAGACACAACAATGGTTCATATCTTGAGCTTAGAGCTTTAATGACTCATTGCTCACATTTTAGTGGCTTAACACacccaaaaaaaacactgaatattcTGAAAATGGTACATGGTCTGGACTGATATGGGGTGAAAAAGAAGCCAATGTTCATTTCTTTGAAAGGTTTTAAAAAAGACTGGAGACTAATTTAAAAGATTACATGTAAGTCTGGCTCcttggatgcaaaatataaagaaaccaGGGTCGGTTCAAGCCTTTTTGCACCGTAATGTAGGTCAATTGATATTTTGTTGTATGCTGCCCTTGATGTAAAGCTTAACACTGTGTACTGCAGAATATATTTCAGggttttattcataaacaaagaagaaaaacttgTAGAGACTTGACTTTGCAAAGCTTGCACGAGGTTAGCCTGGTTGCGTGCAAACTTTTTCTGAGAGAGCGTACATGGCGATGGGAGTGGCATTTTAAGGCTTTTGATCAGAAAAGGAAAGTGGTCGGTTAGAAGGAAAGTAATTACATTCATTCAGGTGATAATGAGATGCCATACACAGTTGTCAGGAAATCTATAACAAGTGTTCACCTCTTTGTGATTCAGGAGTAGAAAACAAACGATCAAGATCACCAGGGTGATTCAGATTCATCCTTTATTCATCAACATCCACAACCAACCATAAACAATTCTTTTAGGATTTCAGTTGCATTGGCTGACAAACAATCATATATTGAATATTACTTCAACTACATTGCTAATCAACTGTGACTtggttgatttattttcttttttggttttatATAAGAATCCAGTGgataaaataatgaataaaaacaaaggcAAAATCTGTGTGCTAAACAAAGGAACGTCTCACTTGTACAACTTATACTGCATGTTCCAGAGTTTGGAGGAGGCAACCCCAATAACGCAGCAGGCGAGCCTTCGGCCTGCATTCCCATCTAACAAGCTCCCTGGGTTTCCACCAAGCCCTAAGTCATCTTCGCTTTCATGAATCACCACTGATCTTCCAAACACAGACGTGACTCCAAACAGTGTCGCATCAGATTCTATCAGCGCACTGATTTTTCCTTGCTGAGGCAAAAAGTTACCAAAGTCTCCTGGGTGGTTAGGGTGATCCACACCGTATGGATTGTAGTGGCCGCCAGTTGAGTCACATCCGCGGCTCAGGTCTCCATACTGATAGATGTGCACAGCTCTGTATTCTGGAGAGCCCTCTGTGGGGAAGCCACTGAAACTGAGAAGGACTTGCAGTTTTCCCTGAGAGGGATGCTGCTTAAAAAGCACCCGACCATAGATTTTGGGCAGGCCATCAGGGAGTGTAGAGCTCGGTTTCACTTTGCAGACTCCATACAGAGCGCCATTGGGCTGCGAGACCTCTGGTGGAAGCAGAGTATCAGTGTGC is a genomic window of Odontesthes bonariensis isolate fOdoBon6 chromosome 4, fOdoBon6.hap1, whole genome shotgun sequence containing:
- the LOC142379275 gene encoding extracellular superoxide dismutase [Cu-Zn]-like, producing MAIMRPHGSVSVLETALLVLLAGFQQCVSAHTDTLLPPEVSQPNGALYGVCKVKPSSTLPDGLPKIYGRVLFKQHPSQGKLQVLLSFSGFPTEGSPEYRAVHIYQYGDLSRGCDSTGGHYNPYGVDHPNHPGDFGNFLPQQGKISALIESDATLFGVTSVFGRSVVIHESEDDLGLGGNPGSLLDGNAGRRLACCVIGVASSKLWNMQYKLYK